Proteins encoded within one genomic window of Thiothrix litoralis:
- the gspE gene encoding type II secretion system ATPase GspE, whose amino-acid sequence MSSKDALALPEEAVVAPLSLPYSFAKRHGVLLQTSGQHPQVLCRTGVTPLALAEVQRLSGAALQFQSVDNATFDRLLAAHYDRSQVGASMMQDIGDDADLQDIAGSLPEPEDLLESEDDAPIIRLINALLTQAVKESASDIHIETFETRMSVRMRVDGILREIIEPPRKLAPVIISRIKVMARLDIAEKRLPQDGRISLRVAGRGVDVRVSTLPSGHTERVVLRLLDKQAGRLNLSHLGMDPKIYDRLQLLIEKPHGIILVTGPTGSGKTTTLYAGLTHLNDQRRNILTVEDPIEYYIDGIGQTQVNAKVDMTFARGLRAILRQDPDVVMVGEIRDLETAEIAVQASLTGHLVFSTLHTNTAVGAVTRLQDMGVEPYLLASSLLGVVAQRLVRLLCPECKHPATADDGEMKILRADNRSPPPILYKPVGCPACNHRGFVGRLGIYELVALDDGLRQMIHDHKSEMQLEAYARQHSPSIREDGIRLVLEGRTSLDEVLRVTREDA is encoded by the coding sequence ATGAGTAGCAAGGATGCACTAGCCCTCCCGGAAGAAGCCGTGGTAGCACCACTGAGCCTGCCTTACAGCTTTGCCAAACGCCACGGTGTCTTGCTGCAAACCAGCGGGCAACATCCGCAGGTATTGTGCCGTACCGGGGTCACACCCTTGGCCTTGGCAGAAGTGCAACGCCTCAGTGGTGCCGCCTTACAGTTCCAGTCGGTGGATAACGCAACCTTTGACCGCCTGTTGGCAGCGCACTATGACCGCAGTCAGGTGGGTGCATCCATGATGCAGGACATCGGCGACGATGCCGATTTGCAGGACATTGCCGGTTCCCTGCCCGAGCCGGAAGACTTGCTGGAATCCGAAGACGATGCCCCCATTATCCGTCTGATCAATGCGCTGTTGACGCAGGCCGTCAAGGAAAGCGCATCCGACATCCACATCGAAACCTTTGAAACCCGTATGTCGGTGCGGATGCGGGTCGACGGTATCTTGCGTGAAATCATTGAGCCACCGCGCAAACTTGCCCCGGTGATCATTTCGCGCATCAAGGTCATGGCGCGGCTGGACATTGCCGAAAAACGCCTGCCGCAAGACGGACGCATTTCCCTGCGCGTCGCCGGGCGCGGGGTCGACGTGCGGGTATCCACCCTGCCCTCCGGTCACACCGAACGGGTGGTGTTGCGTTTGCTGGATAAACAAGCCGGACGCTTGAATCTGTCGCATTTGGGCATGGACCCGAAAATTTACGACCGCCTGCAACTGCTGATCGAAAAGCCGCACGGCATTATTCTGGTCACAGGCCCGACAGGTTCGGGGAAAACCACCACGCTGTACGCTGGCCTCACCCATTTGAACGACCAGCGCCGCAATATTCTCACCGTGGAAGACCCGATCGAATACTACATCGACGGTATCGGGCAAACCCAAGTGAATGCCAAAGTCGACATGACCTTTGCACGTGGCTTGCGTGCCATTTTACGCCAAGACCCGGACGTGGTAATGGTCGGTGAAATCCGCGACCTGGAAACTGCTGAAATCGCCGTGCAAGCCAGTTTGACGGGGCACTTGGTGTTTTCCACCCTGCATACCAATACTGCCGTGGGCGCTGTTACCCGCTTGCAGGACATGGGCGTGGAACCTTACCTGCTCGCCTCCAGCTTGCTGGGTGTTGTCGCGCAACGTCTGGTACGCCTGCTCTGCCCGGAATGCAAACACCCCGCCACGGCCGATGATGGTGAAATGAAAATCCTGCGGGCAGACAATCGCTCTCCCCCGCCCATCCTTTACAAGCCAGTAGGCTGCCCCGCCTGTAACCACCGGGGCTTTGTCGGGCGTCTCGGCATTTACGAGCTGGTGGCGCTGGATGATGGCCTGCGCCAGATGATCCACGACCATAAAAGCGAAATGCAACTGGAAGCCTAC
- the gspD gene encoding type II secretion system secretin GspD, which yields MKSHNNLKSLLTTSAIACSLWLLTTSAGLRAEDATRINLQDTEIRQLIDIVAKSTGKNFIVDQQVRGKVTFISGRGLDKDGLYEAFLSVLQVHGYEAVESGNLIKIVPVGKARGNVAPLVADARESDSDATITQVVNLDYIPVNTAIQTLMPLSGQGETSILPNQASNSLVIKGKAQNVERLLDVISNIDKPNNEDFELVPLDYAVASQVASTLQGLMAGGAGAAGSVAMSTSGKVSADERTNSVLISGDKQTRERMKSAITKLDVKRAIEGDTRVIQLRYAKAEDVVSVLNGVAPNLQRYSAGSYDSTGAAVGVAGAGASQGSSSTDIKVLADKSSNSIIISGPPTLQKNMIAVINQLDRRRAQVMVEAVIAEVSTDLSNQLGAALLANGSSGAGYSNFGTGLSTLAGLYGSISASSIPTIPNGLLLGGGNDSFGVIVDALKGDAATNILSTPTLVTLDNEEAEITVGQEVPFITGQSTSAANDTTNPFTTIERKDVGLTFKITPQINRGNTVNLKIDQETSNVASSSTGAADLITNKRKISTNVMVEDGQILVLGGLIEDNYRDSESKVPLLGDIPIIGSVFRNNTTNKTKNNLMVFIHPIILPDGKSADAYTRQKYQTMQQQQQRSKILQRGGRLSEGPSTLPPDMSRVTNGTADSLHNPPAPPVKQPVKKAVQSKCNKADPFCNGIL from the coding sequence ATGAAATCGCATAACAATCTCAAATCCTTGCTGACCACCAGTGCTATTGCTTGCTCACTGTGGCTGCTGACAACCTCTGCGGGCTTGCGGGCTGAAGATGCAACCCGCATCAATTTGCAAGACACCGAAATTCGTCAGTTAATTGACATCGTAGCCAAATCGACCGGGAAAAACTTCATCGTCGACCAACAAGTGCGCGGCAAAGTGACCTTCATTTCTGGGCGCGGCCTGGATAAGGATGGCCTGTATGAAGCCTTCCTCTCAGTGTTGCAGGTGCACGGTTACGAAGCGGTGGAATCCGGCAACCTGATCAAAATTGTCCCGGTTGGCAAGGCTCGCGGCAACGTTGCCCCACTGGTAGCTGATGCACGGGAAAGCGATTCCGATGCAACCATTACCCAGGTTGTTAATCTGGATTACATCCCGGTCAATACCGCGATCCAGACCCTGATGCCCTTAAGCGGGCAAGGTGAAACCAGTATCCTGCCCAATCAAGCCAGCAATTCCTTGGTTATCAAGGGCAAAGCGCAAAACGTGGAGCGCCTGCTGGATGTCATCAGCAATATTGATAAACCCAACAACGAAGACTTTGAACTGGTTCCGCTGGATTACGCGGTTGCTTCACAAGTTGCCTCTACCCTGCAAGGCTTGATGGCAGGCGGGGCAGGCGCAGCAGGTAGCGTGGCCATGTCCACCAGCGGCAAAGTATCCGCCGACGAACGCACCAACAGTGTGCTGATTTCTGGTGACAAACAAACCCGTGAACGCATGAAAAGCGCCATTACCAAACTGGATGTCAAACGCGCTATCGAAGGTGATACCCGAGTCATCCAGCTCCGCTACGCCAAAGCGGAAGACGTGGTAAGTGTCCTCAATGGCGTTGCCCCTAACCTGCAACGCTACAGCGCAGGCAGCTACGACTCCACCGGGGCGGCAGTGGGTGTCGCTGGCGCTGGCGCATCTCAAGGCAGCAGCTCTACAGATATTAAAGTATTAGCCGATAAAAGCAGCAACTCCATCATTATCAGCGGCCCACCCACTTTGCAGAAAAACATGATTGCCGTCATCAACCAACTTGACCGCCGCCGCGCCCAAGTCATGGTTGAAGCCGTCATTGCCGAAGTGTCTACCGACCTTTCCAACCAACTGGGCGCAGCCTTGCTCGCCAACGGCAGCAGCGGGGCGGGCTATAGCAACTTTGGCACCGGCCTGAGTACGCTGGCAGGGCTATATGGCAGCATCTCCGCCAGCTCCATCCCCACCATTCCCAACGGCTTGTTGCTGGGTGGCGGAAATGACAGTTTCGGTGTCATTGTAGATGCCCTGAAAGGCGATGCCGCCACCAATATCCTTTCCACCCCAACCTTGGTAACACTGGATAATGAGGAAGCCGAAATCACGGTCGGTCAGGAAGTGCCCTTCATTACAGGTCAATCAACCAGTGCTGCCAACGACACCACCAACCCCTTCACCACCATTGAGCGCAAGGATGTCGGCCTGACCTTCAAAATCACCCCACAAATCAACCGGGGCAATACCGTAAACCTAAAAATTGATCAGGAAACATCCAATGTCGCCTCCAGCAGTACGGGGGCGGCTGACTTGATCACCAACAAGCGTAAAATCAGCACCAATGTGATGGTAGAAGATGGTCAGATTCTGGTGTTAGGTGGCTTGATCGAAGACAACTACCGGGATTCCGAAAGCAAGGTGCCGTTGCTGGGCGACATCCCGATTATTGGCAGCGTGTTCCGCAACAACACCACCAACAAAACCAAAAACAACCTGATGGTATTCATTCACCCGATCATTTTGCCGGATGGCAAATCAGCCGACGCCTACACTCGCCAGAAATACCAGACCATGCAACAGCAGCAGCAGCGCAGCAAGATATTGCAACGCGGCGGGCGCTTATCCGAAGGCCCTTCCACCCTGCCACCGGACATGAGCCGCGTCACCAATGGCACAGCCGACAGCTTGCATAACCCGCCAGCACCGCCAGTAAAACAGCCTGTAAAAAAGGCTGTACAAAGTAAATGCAACAAGGCAGACCCCTTCTGTAATGGGATTTTATGA
- the mnmC gene encoding FAD-dependent 5-carboxymethylaminomethyl-2-thiouridine(34) oxidoreductase MnmC: protein MQEIVPLPPWFALPEPHPIDHATVIGGGIAGCQIAHALAKRGWQVTLLERHARLATEASGNRAGVLTPKMTAEPGWGETFYRQCFVYAIQQIRELEAAGQVIEWAQCGALQLAHEPREAARQQALRERDLPPDFIQILDQQAASAVAGIPLPTGASYFPQAGWVNPASLCAALVAHPQIEVRTLTHATRLPSTGITIIASGREADQLAETAFLPFLPVMGQTSRAVASAASALLKTTLGHEGYLTPAIAGQHIFGATFVRHVRDAVLDDAADVTNFQQLAQHLPDFARSLVAERSRSIEGSHAAIRMTTPDRYPVVGALPDVDFFRQAYADLRHGRASQGFPQAHYQQGVFVMAGFGSRGLTTSGWCADLLAAIIGGEPLPAEVTLYGQLHPARFLIRQLKRG, encoded by the coding sequence ATGCAAGAAATTGTCCCGCTTCCCCCTTGGTTCGCCCTACCCGAACCTCACCCCATCGACCACGCTACCGTCATCGGCGGCGGCATTGCTGGTTGCCAGATTGCCCATGCCTTGGCAAAACGCGGCTGGCAAGTCACGCTACTGGAACGCCATGCCCGCCTCGCCACCGAAGCCTCCGGCAACCGCGCGGGTGTGCTCACCCCGAAAATGACAGCGGAACCGGGTTGGGGTGAAACCTTTTACCGCCAATGCTTTGTGTATGCTATCCAGCAAATCCGCGAACTGGAGGCCGCGGGGCAAGTGATCGAGTGGGCGCAGTGCGGGGCGTTACAACTGGCGCATGAGCCGCGTGAAGCAGCGCGTCAACAAGCCTTGCGTGAACGTGATCTGCCGCCGGATTTCATCCAGATACTGGATCAACAAGCGGCTTCGGCCGTCGCGGGCATTCCGCTGCCAACGGGGGCAAGTTATTTCCCGCAAGCCGGTTGGGTGAACCCAGCAAGCCTGTGCGCGGCGTTGGTGGCACACCCGCAGATCGAAGTGCGTACCCTGACCCATGCCACCCGCTTACCATCAACAGGTATCACCATCATTGCCAGCGGGCGTGAGGCGGATCAGTTGGCGGAAACCGCTTTCCTGCCCTTTTTGCCGGTCATGGGGCAAACCAGCCGTGCGGTTGCCAGCGCTGCGAGTGCCTTGCTGAAAACCACTTTAGGGCACGAAGGCTACCTGACGCCTGCTATCGCCGGGCAGCATATTTTCGGGGCAACTTTTGTGCGTCATGTGCGTGATGCGGTGTTGGATGACGCGGCGGACGTTACCAACTTCCAGCAGCTTGCCCAGCATCTGCCCGACTTCGCCCGAAGTTTGGTTGCTGAGCGTAGTCGAAGCATCGAGGGAAGCCACGCAGCTATCCGCATGACCACACCCGACCGTTACCCGGTGGTTGGTGCTTTGCCGGATGTGGACTTTTTTCGCCAAGCCTACGCTGATTTGCGGCACGGTCGCGCCAGCCAGGGCTTTCCACAGGCGCACTATCAGCAGGGTGTGTTTGTGATGGCGGGGTTTGGCTCACGCGGGCTGACCACCAGCGGTTGGTGTGCGGATTTGCTGGCAGCCATCATCGGTGGGGAGCCATTGCCAGCAGAGGTGACTTTATATGGGCAGTTGCACCCGGCGCGTTTCCTGATCCGTCAGCTTAAGCGCGGGTAG
- a CDS encoding hydrolase — protein sequence MPKQINSTFRPAWWLKSPHLQTLWPVFLRRRPQLPLQHERLELADGDFIDLAFHPRPDSPLVLVIHGLEGSLESHYAKTLLLALHKAGFASVFMHLRGCSGTPNRLASSYHSGRTADVAEVLTHLRNTGRQADAAVGFSLGGNLILKYAGETEAESGLKAVVAVSIPFQLEECARKLEKGFSVIYGRYLTGKLKAAYRNKFSQMPSPLPLNINTVGTIFDFDDQITATLNGFDGAHDYYTRSSSAQFLKNIQTPTLIIHAQDDPFMYPSTAPTEAMLSDDVTLELTTHGGHVGFVSGRVPWRAEYWLETRIIEWLQMQLR from the coding sequence ATGCCAAAACAAATCAACTCCACTTTCCGTCCCGCGTGGTGGCTCAAATCTCCCCACCTACAAACCTTATGGCCGGTATTCTTGCGCCGCCGCCCCCAACTGCCGTTGCAACACGAACGTTTAGAACTCGCCGATGGTGATTTCATCGATCTTGCCTTTCATCCGCGCCCCGACTCGCCGCTGGTGCTGGTGATCCACGGGCTGGAAGGTTCGCTGGAATCGCATTACGCCAAAACCCTGTTACTCGCTTTGCACAAAGCCGGGTTCGCCAGCGTCTTCATGCACCTGCGCGGATGCAGCGGCACACCCAATCGGCTAGCCAGCAGCTACCATTCGGGTCGCACGGCGGATGTGGCGGAAGTGCTTACCCATCTGCGCAATACGGGCAGGCAGGCAGATGCGGCGGTCGGTTTCTCGCTCGGCGGCAACCTGATCCTCAAATACGCAGGGGAAACGGAAGCGGAGTCAGGGCTAAAAGCGGTAGTCGCAGTTTCCATCCCCTTTCAGCTTGAGGAATGCGCCCGCAAGTTGGAAAAAGGTTTTTCGGTGATTTACGGACGTTACCTGACGGGCAAGTTGAAAGCCGCCTACCGCAACAAATTCAGCCAGATGCCTAGCCCCTTACCGCTCAACATCAATACCGTGGGTACGATTTTTGACTTCGACGACCAGATTACCGCCACGTTGAATGGCTTTGACGGTGCGCACGACTATTACACTCGCAGTAGCTCCGCGCAGTTCCTGAAAAATATTCAGACGCCGACACTGATTATCCATGCGCAAGATGACCCGTTTATGTACCCCAGTACCGCACCAACAGAAGCTATGCTAAGTGATGATGTAACGCTGGAACTGACAACGCACGGCGGGCATGTGGGATTTGTAAGTGGGCGTGTGCCGTGGCGAGCAGAGTATTGGTTAGAAACGCGAATTATAGAGTGGTTGCAAATGCAGTTACGTTAA
- a CDS encoding GNAT family N-acetyltransferase, which yields MAFHQTVERVDKGKHDLKLFDCGKPSMNQFLSRFAAKHAELGLSSTWVLLEDVQAAKLPVAAYYTLASATANKSSLPTSQSLPHYPVPVVLLARLAINRQHQGKGLGAKILISALRHSVQLMEQGLPAFGLILDVLDEDALTFYQRFDFFEPLTDDPMRLFVGMGRLRQV from the coding sequence ATGGCATTTCACCAAACGGTTGAACGGGTGGATAAAGGCAAGCATGACCTTAAGTTGTTTGATTGTGGCAAGCCGTCCATGAACCAGTTCCTGAGCCGCTTTGCTGCCAAACATGCCGAACTTGGCTTAAGCAGTACGTGGGTGTTGCTGGAAGATGTGCAGGCTGCCAAATTACCCGTTGCTGCGTATTACACGCTGGCTTCTGCTACGGCCAACAAATCCAGTCTGCCGACCTCGCAATCCTTGCCACATTACCCGGTTCCGGTGGTGCTGTTGGCTCGGCTGGCTATCAACAGGCAACATCAAGGCAAAGGGCTGGGAGCGAAAATTCTCATCAGTGCTTTGCGTCATAGCGTGCAATTGATGGAGCAGGGTTTGCCCGCTTTTGGCCTGATCCTGGATGTGCTGGATGAGGATGCCTTGACGTTCTATCAGCGCTTTGATTTCTTTGAACCCTTGACTGACGATCCGATGCGGCTGTTTGTGGGGATGGGCAGGTTGCGGCAAGTATGA
- a CDS encoding DUF1015 domain-containing protein produces the protein MNLISPFKGLRPAPGRASEVIAPPYDVLNSAEARERADGKPWSFLHISKPEIDLPENTDPYSADVYAKAAENLARIREAGLLVRDEQPCYYAYRLIMDGHSQTGLVAGASVADYDTNRIRKHEFTRPVKEDDRVRQIDAVNAQTGPVLLAYPDAPAVDAILAAAAQGEPALDVTADDGIQHTLWVIDNAESIAQLTAAFNAMHALYIADGHHRSAAASRIAKMRHEQQGSAGVAPWDFFLSVIFPAHQMKIFDYNRVIKDLHGMEPSQFLAAVEEHFTLEPSATPVKPAEPGTFGMYMDGQWFKLTLNPALMPNDDPVARLDVSRLARYLIEPVLGISDPRRDDRIDFVGGIRGLAGLEKRVNSGEMAVAFSLYATSMQDLMSVADNNDVMPPKSTWFEPKLADGVVSYLLD, from the coding sequence ATGAATCTGATTTCGCCATTCAAAGGGCTGCGCCCTGCACCGGGTCGGGCTAGCGAGGTGATTGCGCCGCCGTATGATGTCCTGAATTCTGCCGAAGCGCGGGAGCGGGCTGATGGCAAGCCGTGGAGTTTTTTGCATATTTCCAAGCCGGAAATTGATCTGCCGGAAAATACTGACCCTTATAGTGCGGACGTGTACGCCAAGGCAGCAGAAAATCTGGCACGTATCCGCGAAGCGGGGTTGCTGGTGCGCGATGAGCAGCCTTGTTACTACGCTTACCGCCTGATTATGGATGGGCATTCGCAAACGGGTTTGGTAGCAGGCGCGTCGGTGGCCGATTACGATACCAACCGTATTCGCAAGCATGAGTTTACCCGCCCGGTGAAAGAAGATGACCGGGTGCGCCAGATAGATGCAGTCAATGCGCAAACGGGCCCTGTGTTGTTGGCCTACCCAGATGCACCGGCTGTGGATGCGATTTTAGCGGCTGCGGCACAAGGTGAACCGGCGTTGGATGTGACGGCGGATGATGGTATTCAGCATACCCTGTGGGTGATTGATAATGCCGAGAGCATTGCGCAATTGACCGCTGCGTTTAATGCGATGCACGCGCTGTATATCGCGGATGGGCATCACCGCTCTGCTGCGGCTTCACGTATTGCGAAAATGCGTCATGAGCAACAGGGGAGTGCGGGTGTTGCGCCGTGGGATTTCTTCCTGTCGGTCATTTTCCCGGCGCATCAGATGAAAATCTTTGACTACAACCGTGTGATCAAGGATTTGCACGGCATGGAACCTTCGCAGTTCCTCGCGGCAGTCGAAGAGCATTTCACGTTGGAACCTTCTGCCACGCCCGTCAAGCCTGCCGAGCCGGGTACGTTTGGGATGTATATGGACGGGCAGTGGTTCAAGCTGACCCTGAACCCGGCGCTGATGCCGAATGATGATCCGGTAGCGCGTCTGGATGTCAGCCGTCTGGCGCGTTACCTGATCGAACCTGTGTTGGGTATCAGTGACCCGCGCCGCGATGATCGTATTGACTTCGTGGGCGGTATTCGGGGTTTGGCAGGGCTGGAAAAGCGCGTCAATAGCGGTGAAATGGCGGTGGCTTTCTCGCTGTATGCCACCAGTATGCAAGACCTGATGTCGGTGGCGGATAACAATGATGTGATGCCGCCTAAATCAACGTGGTTTGAACCCAAACTGGCGGATGGCGTGGTGTCTTACTTGCTGGATTAA
- the lepB gene encoding signal peptidase I: MLTTPTPAIQPRKPLRALLMSAILPGFGQLYNGEPHKALWLLLIFAFLTIPAMAIVALYLPVSWTLPALLSGLLVLIALWFYGISDAFRSARRQQAYVPKSWQNAGTYLLVLLVCSITFPLLTAQIRQQLVEAMLVPSSSMEPNVMKYDLIFADKRYNRVGAKQALARGDIAIFVYPNERSTYYIKRVIGLPGDQISIKGAEVSINGKPLLLRTTPLANGLLVTETDSKTRWQVFWNNSKLQLPQTKLRVPPGQVFMMGDNRTDSNDSRFFGTVPLQDVVGKARQVWFSAQGNRVRWERIGKLLR, translated from the coding sequence ATGCTAACCACGCCCACACCCGCCATCCAACCGCGCAAGCCGCTTCGCGCTCTCCTCATGTCGGCCATCTTGCCGGGGTTTGGGCAACTTTATAACGGCGAACCACACAAGGCGCTATGGTTACTGCTGATCTTTGCCTTCTTAACCATTCCCGCTATGGCGATAGTGGCGCTGTACCTGCCGGTTAGCTGGACGTTACCTGCCTTACTCAGCGGCTTATTGGTGCTGATTGCGCTATGGTTTTACGGTATAAGCGATGCCTTCCGTAGCGCCCGCCGCCAGCAGGCTTACGTCCCCAAAAGCTGGCAGAACGCCGGAACTTACCTGCTGGTGCTATTGGTGTGCAGCATCACCTTCCCCTTGCTCACCGCACAAATTCGCCAACAATTGGTCGAAGCCATGCTTGTGCCTTCGTCCAGCATGGAGCCGAATGTCATGAAATATGACCTGATATTTGCGGATAAACGTTACAACCGGGTGGGGGCAAAACAGGCGCTGGCGCGAGGTGATATTGCGATATTCGTCTACCCCAACGAGCGCAGCACTTACTACATCAAGCGCGTGATCGGTTTGCCGGGGGATCAAATCAGCATCAAGGGGGCAGAGGTTTCGATCAATGGCAAACCGTTGCTCTTACGCACCACCCCGCTTGCCAATGGCTTGCTGGTAACAGAAACCGACAGCAAAACCCGTTGGCAGGTTTTCTGGAACAACAGCAAGCTGCAATTGCCGCAAACTAAATTGCGCGTCCCGCCGGGGCAGGTGTTTATGATGGGAGATAATCGAACGGATAGTAATGATTCGCGCTTTTTCGGCACGGTTCCCTTGCAGGATGTGGTCGGAAAAGCGCGACAAGTCTGGTTTTCCGCCCAAGGCAACCGCGTGCGCTGGGAACGGATAGGCAAGCTGTTACGCTAA
- a CDS encoding type II toxin-antitoxin system TacA family antitoxin encodes MAIAANRIDMRVNEQVKQLAERAANALGCTVTEYLVRLIQQDAPKVLRGETEIVLSNAQFDRFAELCKQTTPPSPRIREAARRLDTEGF; translated from the coding sequence ATGGCAATTGCAGCAAACCGTATCGACATGCGTGTCAATGAACAGGTTAAACAGCTTGCGGAACGTGCAGCTAATGCATTGGGATGCACTGTCACGGAATACCTTGTGCGCCTTATTCAGCAAGATGCGCCAAAAGTTTTACGGGGTGAAACTGAAATCGTACTCAGTAATGCACAGTTTGACCGTTTTGCCGAGTTATGCAAACAAACGACGCCACCCAGTCCACGTATTAGGGAAGCTGCCCGCCGCCTTGATACCGAAGGATTTTGA
- a CDS encoding OmpH family outer membrane protein has translation MKHTNTNTKSKSAQPVNVGLDLFGNAIPEVRSALVDGTGKSLQIVKRHDMVLKLNPKRIRAAARVKTPSSLSLLGRLMPWRATPEVLPVDGVSERLEQAFKRLHQEFNAREQQLEDKIQALQQVQQSLAAVKTKKRRWLLPVLLMAGAAGGYMMVIMSSMQSSMIAMSGNINTMNGHMGAMAVDTQAMSQNTQAMNQSMYYMNNNVASMSGNMSQMNQNVGTLAQAAAPMGEAAATVSPFMKMFKSVMPF, from the coding sequence ATGAAACATACCAATACCAATACCAAGAGCAAATCAGCGCAACCAGTCAACGTCGGTCTCGACCTGTTCGGCAATGCTATCCCTGAGGTGAGGTCTGCCTTGGTTGATGGCACGGGCAAATCCTTGCAGATTGTTAAACGTCATGACATGGTGCTCAAGCTCAATCCTAAACGTATCCGTGCTGCTGCGCGGGTAAAAACACCCTCCAGTTTGAGTTTGTTAGGGCGATTGATGCCTTGGCGAGCTACGCCTGAAGTGCTTCCGGTGGATGGTGTCAGCGAACGGCTGGAGCAGGCTTTCAAGCGCTTGCATCAGGAATTCAACGCACGCGAACAACAACTCGAAGACAAAATCCAAGCACTACAGCAAGTACAGCAAAGCCTGGCGGCGGTAAAAACCAAAAAACGGCGTTGGTTGTTGCCGGTGCTGTTGATGGCGGGCGCTGCGGGCGGTTACATGATGGTCATCATGAGCAGTATGCAGAGTTCCATGATTGCCATGTCGGGTAATATCAATACCATGAACGGTCACATGGGCGCGATGGCGGTTGATACTCAGGCGATGTCACAGAATACCCAAGCCATGAACCAGTCTATGTATTACATGAATAACAATGTAGCTTCCATGAGTGGCAATATGTCGCAGATGAACCAAAACGTCGGCACACTGGCGCAAGCGGCGGCTCCGATGGGTGAGGCAGCGGCGACGGTTAGCCCTTTCATGAAAATGTTCAAATCTGTCATGCCGTTTTAG
- a CDS encoding c-type cytochrome: protein MNKITISISALFLALGVLSGCGEKKEEAPKADAAPAAEQKPMEQAAAPAAEQAAPAEQAAPEATSSNPMTAMTDAANNAATAMGDAAKAAGDAATQAADSATQAVDDAAKATTEAVSDTAAKAADATTQAVADVTAPDGEKIYKGLCFSCHDMGVAGAPKLGDKAAWAPRIATGMDALHAASLNGKNAMPAKGGNPALSDAEVAAAVDWMVAQSK from the coding sequence ATGAATAAAATCACCATCAGTATTTCTGCCCTGTTTCTGGCGCTGGGTGTTCTGAGCGGTTGTGGCGAAAAGAAAGAAGAAGCGCCTAAAGCTGACGCTGCCCCGGCTGCTGAGCAAAAGCCAATGGAACAAGCAGCAGCACCCGCCGCTGAACAGGCCGCACCTGCTGAACAGGCTGCTCCTGAAGCAACCAGCAGTAACCCGATGACTGCGATGACGGATGCGGCGAACAATGCTGCAACTGCGATGGGCGATGCCGCTAAAGCAGCGGGTGATGCAGCCACTCAAGCGGCTGACTCTGCTACCCAAGCTGTTGATGATGCAGCTAAAGCTACTACTGAAGCGGTAAGCGACACAGCAGCTAAAGCGGCTGATGCCACTACGCAAGCGGTAGCGGATGTTACAGCACCCGATGGCGAGAAGATCTACAAAGGTTTGTGCTTCAGTTGCCACGACATGGGCGTTGCTGGCGCACCTAAGCTGGGCGACAAGGCGGCATGGGCGCCACGTATCGCAACCGGTATGGATGCACTGCACGCTGCTTCCCTGAATGGCAAGAATGCTATGCCAGCCAAAGGCGGCAACCCGGCACTGTCTGATGCTGAAGTTGCAGCAGCAGTTGACTGGATGGTTGCCCAATCCAAGTAA
- a CDS encoding sulfur globule family protein has protein sequence MKYTEILCAITLLISNGNVFAEFFEGFDSGSGVGQTSGTAQGSTNADAQGYGTGTSDVSGQGSAKGNADGQVDFAVTFKGKGSTDMASDVYGSGQGDTNANLYGYTNAYGSGYNNLYGYSNAYTNSAPWNYYNPSYTPYYAPNYGYNPTMTGYAYPPATLAPSFSQVQQQMRQSTTPVPAN, from the coding sequence ATGAAATATACTGAAATACTATGTGCCATTACGTTGCTTATCAGCAATGGCAATGTTTTCGCTGAATTTTTCGAAGGCTTCGACAGTGGCAGTGGTGTCGGGCAGACATCGGGAACGGCTCAAGGAAGCACCAACGCCGACGCCCAAGGGTATGGCACGGGTACAAGTGATGTCAGTGGTCAGGGAAGCGCTAAAGGCAATGCGGATGGTCAAGTCGATTTTGCCGTGACATTCAAGGGCAAAGGCAGCACCGATATGGCATCTGATGTCTATGGCAGCGGACAGGGCGATACCAATGCCAATCTATACGGTTACACGAATGCGTATGGCTCAGGTTACAACAACTTGTATGGCTACAGTAACGCTTATACCAACAGTGCCCCGTGGAATTATTACAACCCTAGCTATACGCCCTACTACGCCCCGAACTATGGGTACAACCCCACGATGACGGGCTATGCTTATCCGCCAGCAACATTGGCGCCCAGTTTTAGTCAGGTGCAGCAGCAAATGCGCCAGTCAACAACACCCGTACCTGCCAATTAA